In Lactuca sativa cultivar Salinas chromosome 5, Lsat_Salinas_v11, whole genome shotgun sequence, the DNA window TTGTGGTGTTTTGGGGAATTTTTAGGACATACTGTTTGCTTGATTTGTTGCATTTTCTGAATTTTACATCGCATCCTATTAGTTTCCGCGTGTTGATATGGTTCAATTTTTGCTGGATTTATACAAGTTTTGTAGTTGTTTCAAAATCGTTGAGATGCAATTGAGGTGAATAAAATGTTTATAGATATAGATCGTGTTTTCTAATTAAAGTCGGCGTTaatgatgatattttggtcaaCTTCAAATCGGCTGGAGTAATTTCAATAATCTAATTCATGATCCGCCGAGTCTTCTACAGAATTTGTTTGCTAATCAAGTGACTAAAATGTGTTTAGTGATAGATAGATCATGATTCTGGGCAGTTTTTAATGAATGATATTTGTGCTTTAAATTCAGATTTATGTGCCTTTATGATAGATCCAGCACTAAATGTGTGCATATGCTATGTATACATCAAGTTATTAATTGCTATTTGAAGTCTTCAATTTTCTACCAACAGTTCATGATATGCTACCTTGTAAATTGTCTTCAATCTTAATTTTTCCTTCTCCTATTCTTCAAATAAAAAGCTCACACAGTTTaatattttatatgaattttAGTGATGAAATGTGGGACTGGAAATGCGAAGAATACGGTTTGCAACTAGGTAAGAGCAAGACTTGTGATTTTTTATCCTATTTTCTTAACATTATAGATCAAATTTGTTGGCCACACAATTGATATTTATTTGGTTAAAATGGATTTGAAGCAGATGTACCTAATGGACTCTGGAACAATGTAACTGAGAATGATGAAGATCTTTCTTATGTGTTTGATGAAACAACCCCAGTGAAGTCCTGTGGTGATTTACCCTATCAAGTTACTGAAAATGGTAATTATGTATTTGTGTTAAAGGGGATTTATAATTTAACCAAATAGATATGATTCTTGGTATCTGATACACGTATGCTTAAACAGGAACTGTAAACAAGGGAGTGGAGTATTGTAGGGAAGCTTCTTCCCAAGCAAAAAGACGCCGAATGCTGCATTTTGATGATGAAGTTTTGGATTCAGATGTTCTTCCACTTTGTGATGAGGATTTCTCTTCCAACTTTTTAAAGTCCAAGGtgctttttctttctttttgacttaatgagAACATGACTTAAATTAATCTATTAAACTATATATGAACCTTTTGAATTCTAAGTCTTAAACTTTTTTATAAACATCATTTTCTTATAATGTTTAGGAGAGGGAAGACTCCTTGGATGATGCCTTTTCTGATATGGCACAATGGGTGTCTGGATTTGCAGGTTTGACTCTTATACCAGTTAGGAAAATGAAATAACCCTTTTGCAGAAATaatataaattgtttttttttttttttaatttttggtttATGTTCTCAGATGATATGTCTGCATCTGCATCTGGTTATGATGGTTTGGAACAATCTTCAGATGGATGGTTGGCTGATTGTCTAGTAACTGACTCTatgtatgtaattttttttttaattttatgataTAATTTCATGtctttatatacaaaaaaaagaTTGGCTTAAATTCAATCCAATGTTTAG includes these proteins:
- the LOC111903521 gene encoding protein XRI1 isoform X2, coding for MEHQKNHNDEMWDWKCEEYGLQLDVPNGLWNNVTENDEDLSYVFDETTPVKSCGDLPYQVTENGTVNKGVEYCREASSQAKRRRMLHFDDEVLDSDVLPLCDEDFSSNFLKSKEREDSLDDAFSDMAQWVSGFADDMSASASGYDGLEQSSDGWLADCLVTDSMTLSGTSNIQMNLTDSDNSQPEIGSNNMVQERTPTRHNVIFKGKKSLIKTPTQMNSSVVLPFAFVKPCGGVEGAVTLKDINQKILTPPPSKSKKMFEEDHVISYPTSAFSGKPIVGKTKIRTEGGKGSITIMRTKG
- the LOC111903521 gene encoding protein XRI1 isoform X1 produces the protein MEHQKNHNDEMWDWKCEEYGLQLADVPNGLWNNVTENDEDLSYVFDETTPVKSCGDLPYQVTENGTVNKGVEYCREASSQAKRRRMLHFDDEVLDSDVLPLCDEDFSSNFLKSKEREDSLDDAFSDMAQWVSGFADDMSASASGYDGLEQSSDGWLADCLVTDSMTLSGTSNIQMNLTDSDNSQPEIGSNNMVQERTPTRHNVIFKGKKSLIKTPTQMNSSVVLPFAFVKPCGGVEGAVTLKDINQKILTPPPSKSKKMFEEDHVISYPTSAFSGKPIVGKTKIRTEGGKGSITIMRTKG